CCCCAATCAAACCCAGGGCGATCGCTACCAGTTGTCAGTCGAGTAACACCTAAGCTGTCTCCTATCGGTGCGCTTTGAAGCTCTTCCAGTAGTATGGAACTATGGATGACATTCACGGAAAGAACGCCCAATGGCAGGACAGCTTTTGCTCGTAGATGATGAACCCGGTTTGCGGGAGGCCGTGCAAGCCTATTTGGAAGACAGCGGCTATACCGTCCACACCGCCAGCAACGCCAAGGAGGGCTGGGAACTGCTGCAGCAAACCTTGCCTGATCTCGTGATCTCCGACATCATGATGCCCCAAGTGGATGGCTACCAGTTCTTGAAGCAGATGCGCGAAGATTCCCGTTTTGAAGCGCTTCCGGTGGTGTTCCTCACGGCACGGGGCATGACGAGCGATCGCATTCAGGGCTACAAGGCGGGGTGTGATGCCTATATTTCGAAGCCCTTTGACCCGGATGAGCTAGTCGTCGTCGTGAATAATCTCCTGGAACGACGGGCAGCGGTCACAAAATCGGCTACAGGCGACGGAGAAACACCAGATATTGCCGACATGGCGCGCCAAATTGCTGAGATCCGGGCTTTACTGACCCAGCGAGGCGCAATTACCCAAACCCCCAGCCCGATTAAGATTGACTTTACGCCTCGTGAGCAAAGTGTCTTGGAACTAGTTGCTGAAGGACTCATGAATAAAGAAATTGCCAGTCGCTTGAATACTAGCGTCCGCAATGTTGAGAAATATGTCAGTCGGCTGTTCAGCAAAACCGGAACGAACAGCCGCACGGAACTGGTGCGCTATGCGCTAGAACATGGCCTGACTCGATAAGCCGTCATGGCTCGGAGTTGAGGTAGCACTATTTCCAGAACCCCTCCCAACCTCCCCTACCCTGCGGGAAGCCGCTTCGCGTCTAGAGCAAGGGGAGGTGCCGTCAGGCGGTGGGGTTAAGTGACACCTTACAGCCAGATCTGCGACTTCTCGGATGGGGGGCAACGCAACTGTCGTGGTGCAATCCAGAAGTTGCAGATCTCTGGAATAAAGCCGATCGCTCTTCCGCTTTACTAAACGCGTTTGAGCAAACTCAGACCGTGGGTATCGGTGCCGCAGGTGTTGAGCAATCCGTAGCGATCGCTCAAATTTTTAACGTCTACCGTCTGCTTAGGGCTAGGCGTCCAGGGATCGGGATTGTTGTAGGCATAGTAGGTTTCAACACCATCAATGCCTAACTCTACCGCTCGGGCGATCAACTCGTCGGGCGATCGCCGATAGCGAGCCGGATGAGCCAGCACCGTCACTGCCCCTGCGGCATGGGCGGCCTCAATCACACTGGCCGCACTGTAGTACTGACCTGTCGGCGTTGTGCTTTGCAAGTAGGGCTTCAGTTCGATCGCGTGGGGATTAAACCCGTAGCACAGGATATGCACCTCATCGTCCATGAGTCCTGCTGAGATTTCTACACCCGTCCACAGGTGCGGTAGCGATCGGTCTTCAGAGGGTCGGCGTTCCTGGGCATAGGCTTCACCGTGGGTTTCCAGCCACCGCTGCGCCCGATGAAATCCTTTGGTGGAATGGTGATCGGTAATGGCCAATCCGCGTAGGCCAATATCCACGGCTTGCTCCATCAACTGCTCTGGATTCAAGCGACCGTCCGAACAGGTCGTATGCATGTGGAAGTTGTACTGTCTGGGGCAACTGATGGCGGATACAGATGCAAAGACCCGACGCAGCGCGTGAGTATCTTGCGTAGCGGGAATAAATGATTCAGAGGCCTGCACGAAGGAAG
The Synechococcales cyanobacterium T60_A2020_003 DNA segment above includes these coding regions:
- a CDS encoding response regulator transcription factor — protein: MAGQLLLVDDEPGLREAVQAYLEDSGYTVHTASNAKEGWELLQQTLPDLVISDIMMPQVDGYQFLKQMREDSRFEALPVVFLTARGMTSDRIQGYKAGCDAYISKPFDPDELVVVVNNLLERRAAVTKSATGDGETPDIADMARQIAEIRALLTQRGAITQTPSPIKIDFTPREQSVLELVAEGLMNKEIASRLNTSVRNVEKYVSRLFSKTGTNSRTELVRYALEHGLTR
- a CDS encoding PHP domain-containing protein; this encodes MTTSFVQASESFIPATQDTHALRRVFASVSAISCPRQYNFHMHTTCSDGRLNPEQLMEQAVDIGLRGLAITDHHSTKGFHRAQRWLETHGEAYAQERRPSEDRSLPHLWTGVEISAGLMDDEVHILCYGFNPHAIELKPYLQSTTPTGQYYSAASVIEAAHAAGAVTVLAHPARYRRSPDELIARAVELGIDGVETYYAYNNPDPWTPSPKQTVDVKNLSDRYGLLNTCGTDTHGLSLLKRV